A single genomic interval of Terriglobus albidus harbors:
- a CDS encoding flagellar hook protein FlgE: protein MGAFSIALTGLKANTVALNTIGNNLANLNTVAFKGATTEFEDLFYQQLGESGSGNALQSGLGTRVSGTVGDFSQGGLTTTNNATDMALNGDGFFVIQDHGQQQITRAGDFQLAKDGYLTTLDGASVMGFQSTDGVTVGTGGALAPIQLPIGSNQAASTTKNVTLKANLDSSAATGTTFASSVSVYDSLGNTHLASVKFTKTSNTTWDYDIELPSGDITGTPSNNTGTLTFNSTGKLTGPSGNVTGITFPGLTNSAADLSFNWNLYDSAGNGVIASSSSASATASTSQDGYASGTYQNFSIDSNGIISAKYSNGRSSVVGQLAIATVSDTQGLTRIGNNSFISSQASGLPSIGVAGAGGRGTVLGNSLEQSNVDIAGEFSRLIVAQRAFEANSKTVTAYDTLTQSAINMIR, encoded by the coding sequence ATGGGTGCATTTTCAATTGCGTTGACGGGCCTTAAGGCAAATACCGTGGCGCTCAATACGATCGGCAACAATCTTGCGAACCTGAACACGGTTGCCTTCAAGGGCGCTACAACCGAGTTCGAAGACCTCTTCTACCAGCAGCTCGGCGAGTCTGGTTCGGGCAATGCGCTGCAGTCCGGACTCGGTACCCGCGTTTCCGGTACGGTGGGTGACTTCTCGCAGGGCGGTCTGACGACAACGAATAATGCGACCGATATGGCGCTGAACGGTGATGGCTTCTTCGTGATCCAGGACCATGGCCAGCAGCAGATTACGCGCGCCGGCGACTTCCAGCTTGCCAAGGATGGCTATCTGACGACCCTGGATGGCGCAAGCGTGATGGGCTTCCAGAGCACTGACGGCGTTACAGTCGGTACCGGCGGCGCTCTGGCTCCGATCCAGCTTCCGATCGGCTCCAACCAGGCGGCCAGTACCACGAAAAATGTCACACTGAAGGCTAATCTGGATTCTTCGGCGGCCACTGGAACAACCTTCGCCAGCTCGGTGAGTGTGTATGACTCCCTCGGAAACACCCATTTGGCGAGCGTCAAGTTCACGAAGACCAGCAATACAACCTGGGACTACGACATTGAACTTCCGTCCGGCGATATCACAGGTACGCCTTCCAACAACACTGGGACGCTCACTTTCAACTCCACCGGTAAGCTGACCGGCCCGTCAGGCAATGTCACTGGCATTACCTTCCCGGGACTTACCAACAGCGCCGCGGACCTCAGCTTCAACTGGAACCTCTATGACAGTGCCGGCAACGGTGTAATCGCAAGCTCCAGCTCCGCCTCCGCTACTGCGTCCACCAGCCAGGACGGTTATGCTAGCGGTACCTACCAGAACTTCTCCATCGATTCCAACGGCATTATCTCGGCCAAGTACAGCAACGGCCGTAGCAGCGTGGTCGGCCAGTTGGCGATCGCCACGGTCAGCGATACCCAGGGTTTGACCCGGATTGGCAACAACTCCTTTATCTCCAGCCAGGCATCCGGTCTGCCATCCATCGGCGTCGCCGGTGCGGGCGGTCGCGGCACAGTGCTGGGAAATTCATTGGAACAGTCCAATGTTGATATTGCCGGCGAGTTTTCCCGCCTGATCGTTGCCCAGCGCGCCTTCGAGGCAAACTCCAAGACCGTTACGGCTTACGACACGCTAACCCAGTCTGCAATCAATATGATCCGTTAG
- a CDS encoding flagellar hook capping FlgD N-terminal domain-containing protein, producing the protein MQVNANEASPMASTSSTSNSTSSSSSGGNNITASDFMTLLVAEMKNQDPTQPTDPSAYLQQLVSVNSLQQLISINQGITSLTSGTSSTDSSSSSN; encoded by the coding sequence ATGCAGGTAAATGCGAACGAAGCAAGCCCGATGGCTTCGACATCGAGTACGAGCAATTCAACAAGCAGTAGCAGCAGTGGTGGCAACAATATCACCGCGAGTGACTTTATGACGCTGTTGGTGGCCGAGATGAAGAACCAGGATCCCACGCAGCCGACCGATCCGAGCGCGTACCTGCAGCAACTCGTGAGTGTAAACAGCCTGCAGCAGTTGATCTCGATCAATCAGGGCATTACCTCGCTGACATCGGGCACCAGCTCGACAGATTCAAGTTCCAGCAGCAACTGA
- a CDS encoding flagellar FliJ family protein, whose amino-acid sequence MELARAALLLRVAETEAEKAEGVLQQAFMRRQQIEQNIRTIQSRRDVLKKNAQDALSVGDSEQWILSSSESAFTDQKERQLNEDLVRANERIRVAQEAMLVQQQKLEQMKSLYREAMRTRAAEEDLRAQKAADEFFLIKQHAAKKKIAKETLI is encoded by the coding sequence ATGGAGCTGGCGCGGGCTGCACTTTTACTGCGTGTTGCGGAGACTGAAGCTGAAAAGGCAGAGGGTGTCCTGCAACAGGCATTTATGCGCAGGCAACAGATCGAACAGAACATTCGAACAATCCAGTCACGACGAGATGTCCTGAAGAAGAATGCGCAGGATGCGCTAAGTGTCGGCGACTCCGAGCAATGGATTCTGTCGTCGTCGGAGTCAGCGTTCACTGATCAAAAAGAGAGACAGCTTAACGAAGACCTTGTCCGTGCGAATGAGCGCATTCGCGTGGCGCAAGAGGCAATGCTCGTTCAACAACAGAAGCTCGAACAGATGAAGTCGCTCTATCGGGAAGCGATGAGAACTCGGGCCGCTGAAGAAGATCTTCGTGCACAGAAGGCTGCGGATGAATTCTTTCTCATCAAGCAGCATGCGGCAAAGAAAAAGATTGCTAAAGAGACACTAATATAA